A window of the Brassica napus cultivar Da-Ae chromosome C5, Da-Ae, whole genome shotgun sequence genome harbors these coding sequences:
- the BNAC05G05910D gene encoding uncharacterized protein BNAC05G05910D, producing the protein MLLLSPINASLPPSFHRETLIRQPIKTSCRITAKAKDNTESGGVLENAAIAGGLVSTPVIGWSLYTLKTTGCGLPPGPAGSIGALEGVSYLVVLGIVGWSLYTKTKTGSGLPNGPFGLLGAVEGLSYLSLLAILVVFGLQFLDNGLVPGPLPSDQCFG; encoded by the coding sequence ATGCTTTTGCTGTCTCCAATAAACGCCTCTCTACCACCGTCGTTTCACCGGGAAACACTGATCCGGCAACCCATTAAGACTTCATGTAGGATCACAGCAAAGGCCAAGGACAATACCGAGTCTGGCGGGGTTCTTGAGAATGCGGCTATAGCCGGTGGTTTAGTGTCGACGCCGGTGATTGGATGGTCACTCTACACTCTGAAGACCACTGGTTGCGGTTTACCTCCAGGACCGGCCGGTTCAATCGGAGCGTTGGAAGGTGTGAGCTACTTGGTGGTGTTGGGCATCGTGGGCTGGTCTCTGTACACCAAGACCAAAACCGGCTCGGGTCTGCCAAATGGGCCGTTTGGTTTGTTGGGCGCGGTCGAGGGCTTGTCTTACCTGTCGCTTCTAGCCATTCTTGTGGTATTCGGTTTACAGTTTTTGGATAACGGGTTGGTTCCTGGTCCACTTCCAAGTGACCAGTGTTTTGGCTAA